In bacterium, the genomic window GGTGGAGGACGGCTCTCTTCAGCGCTCGTTCGCAGATATTGTTGTCCAACGGTGCGCCAGGCTTGCGCAAAAATAACGTCAGTTTGTCCGATCGCTTGAGCATGTAGGAGAAGGCGCCCCCCAACGACGAGTTCGGTTCGACGTTCCTTTCCTCCAGCTGCTCATTCATCCAGCTCTTCAGATCCGTCATGACTTTGGCGGAGTGATCTTGATGGAAACGAAGCCGCTCCTCAGGCGACATCTCCTCTTTGCGTGCGGTGGCATCGTTGCGGTAGACGCGGCACAAGGACTCGAGCACGTGTAGGCATTCTTGAGGGAAGCTGTCGGCCACCTCCACGAACTTCCTGCGACCATGAGCCATGCAGTTGGCTTTGATGAGGAGGTCCGCGAAATCCTTTGGCACATTGCGTGACAACCCATCGCACATATGCATCGGTCTCTCGAGCTCCTTCGCCCTGTGCCGGAGCACGTCCCCGAGGTTTTCCCCGGCGTGCTGACGTCCGGTGAAGAACACTACGATCTTGTGGTCGTCGCAGCACGCGACGATAGCCGAGGTGAAGATCCCCGTACGCTCTTTCGATCCTGCCTGTTCGATCTGTTGGTTCTCTTTGAGCAGCTGAAGGATCTTCATCGAGGTATCGTCGTTGTAGAAGATATCCCACTGCGCTGCCTGCCGGATGAACTCTTCGTAGACCATCGCGAGGATGATGGCAGCCTTTCTGACGATGTCCCACTGAGTCGAGGTTGGAAAAGGAATCTTGAAGTTCTTCACCAGTCTCTCGAGTCGGTTGAAGGGGAGCCCGCTGCCGTACTTCAAGAGCCCGATCATACTCGCCGCCGTCTCGTCGTACTTCTTCTCCCCGACCTCCTCCGGAGCCTTGGCCCGGAACACCTTACCGCAAAGATTGCAGCGTAGTCTTTCGAGCTCGTAAACCTCCGCTTGAATAGGTGTCTGGCCTCTGACGCGCACCAGCTTGACTGGATTGATCAGGGGGTAGACCTTGGCGGTGGTGGTCTCGCACTCCGGGCACGGGTCGCCAGGCTTGAGCGATTCATGAGGCACCTGGATCTTCCCTGCGCCCTCATAGGCGTCAGCGCCGTTACGACCGTGTCCCTTCGGCTTCTTTTTCTTCTTCTCCGGCTTCTCACCGCTCCTCTCTTCGTCGTTGCCTTGCGGCGACTCCGTGGCACCCGCCCTTTTGAGCACCTCGCTCGTCTTCTCGGTCTTCTTCATGTTAATGGATAGGGCCTTGCGAATTCGCTTGAGCGAGGCGTTCTTCTTTTCCAGCTCGGCCTCCACCCAAACCAGGGTCTCGACGCTCGCTTTCAGTTTCTCGTATTCCTCCACCGTGAGCGCAGACGTCTTGGTACGTTCGACGATCGCCATCAGCTCGGCGGCGCCCAACACGATCCGCTCGGACTTGCGTCGGCTCATGGAACCGCCTCAAGCAGCTGCCGAAAATCTTTCCGCAGCGGGTAGCCCAACACTTCTTTCTTCGGTTGGGTCACCTTATTCGTTGGCGAGTTATGGCCGATGCCTGTGGTCTGACCCAGGGCGACCCAGTTGGCCGCCAGGTAGCACGTGCCGCGAAAACGCCTCGGATCCACGAAGGTTTCGAGGTAATAGATCGGGTGGCTGTAGACCTGCTCCCAGTCCGCCGAAAGCACCCGCGCCATGCGACCCAGCAGATTCGACGCCAGATGGGGCACCTCGACCCATGGAAGGATCAGGAAGCGGGTGTTGTAGGCCAGATAGCGAACGTTACGGCGCCGAGCCTGTGCCGACCAGCCGATGAAACGGTCGCGGGGTCCCAGATGGCGCGGCGCAGAGCTCCACGCCATGCAGGCAACCGGTCGATTC contains:
- a CDS encoding transposase codes for the protein MSRRKSERIVLGAAELMAIVERTKTSALTVEEYEKLKASVETLVWVEAELEKKNASLKRIRKALSINMKKTEKTSEVLKRAGATESPQGNDEERSGEKPEKKKKKPKGHGRNGADAYEGAGKIQVPHESLKPGDPCPECETTTAKVYPLINPVKLVRVRGQTPIQAEVYELERLRCNLCGKVFRAKAPEEVGEKKYDETAASMIGLLKYGSGLPFNRLERLVKNFKIPFPTSTQWDIVRKAAIILAMVYEEFIRQAAQWDIFYNDDTSMKILQLLKENQQIEQAGSKERTGIFTSAIVACCDDHKIVVFFTGRQHAGENLGDVLRHRAKELERPMHMCDGLSRNVPKDFADLLIKANCMAHGRRKFVEVADSFPQECLHVLESLCRVYRNDATARKEEMSPEERLRFHQDHSAKVMTDLKSWMNEQLEERNVEPNSSLGGAFSYMLKRSDKLTLFLRKPGAPLDNNICERALKRAVLH